A window from Salinibaculum sp. SYNS191 encodes these proteins:
- a CDS encoding PD-(D/E)XK nuclease family protein: MVEDSWAVSHEPLRLRAETLDAVVREWYEHLHGPVQPLAGQLNRRLAEYALDRSTAETDGALAGEPASAALADSFSSRFSLFDDAGVGTADALVAEFEGSDLDDRIAKATVDAYRHYRDLHGDYVDEWVCTRGEMFDAVATAEQSLSAFSPELDVVILSGYHEFRPVERRLIERLADELPTIALLPLHQDGRSGVDAVAEGALEVYEALDFETVELDPVDESGQAFGTITESLYRPDPDTVPAPDALQWRELPTPEREIRFVARELRTELANGRDPDDLAVVAPGTEAYSGYVEDTFDTYDIPHVTTAASQLNRTFTGSVVHDLLNLAEPDPRAEDLTSLLANPLVNVVDTDQANAVTAAARRRDTVSVSPLLDDVDDDSAALIEELLATLETLRTGDVEDATETLRRLLDDRFDLQAATEDYASGSEQAVEQRAYDLVDEVLASFESLAAVNSDLSPLALFTRAFDGVPIRVPQRAAGGHVEVMGLLDARMRSFEKVFLVGLTSEHFPVTPERPAFFEEMTDAHPRFDTGDERLRGRYLFATLLANVDELTITTPETGDDESAVVRSPVLDELQRVTGIEPEDGVDDRVGSREDLQRHVAATTNRRAAVSHAGDRGDLSPEQTKRTDRGLHCADNRGTAGLSEHDGVLELDTVDEVYPPSEREPYSASRIERYVECGFKFYADEVLGIADPDDVEVVPTPLETGSYVHDVLERFFADLQDETEDGVDLTNFDRDDLATHLREIAVEELRDADFEYDGLFYERWKAELFAGLGDGESAPYEAGSKPHDAPEQGLFATFLDNELSRDGADLPHLFEAPFGEGLHDSDAGPFTVGRPDGSTVSIRGYIDRVDVSQGGEQPTLTLYDYKTGRAPYMTKTTGGTKFQLPIYLLAAANVVDGDLFEQGSLSATYYQVRPPNDLKVPRGVESKFDSEVELRRFLNDVVPEWLGQIDKAIGNGRFHTTILSSSGANCRYCDYRRACDVRHHRKREFVDEVHKDDAAYVPLRVRDDEDIQTVMSDD; the protein is encoded by the coding sequence ATGGTCGAGGACAGCTGGGCCGTTTCCCACGAACCTCTCCGTCTTCGTGCCGAGACGCTTGACGCGGTCGTTCGGGAGTGGTACGAACATCTCCACGGTCCGGTTCAACCACTCGCCGGGCAGCTGAACCGCCGGCTGGCGGAGTACGCTCTGGACAGATCGACAGCCGAGACAGACGGCGCTCTCGCCGGTGAACCTGCCTCTGCCGCTCTCGCTGATTCGTTCAGTAGCCGCTTCTCGCTCTTCGACGACGCCGGCGTCGGTACCGCTGACGCGCTCGTAGCGGAGTTCGAGGGCTCAGACCTCGATGACCGTATCGCGAAAGCCACTGTCGACGCGTACCGACACTACCGGGATCTCCACGGCGACTATGTCGACGAGTGGGTCTGTACCCGGGGAGAAATGTTCGACGCCGTCGCGACGGCGGAGCAGTCACTATCGGCGTTCTCGCCGGAACTGGATGTCGTCATCCTTTCCGGGTATCACGAGTTCCGTCCCGTCGAACGCCGCCTCATCGAACGCCTCGCCGACGAACTTCCGACGATCGCACTTCTGCCACTCCACCAGGATGGCCGGAGCGGAGTCGACGCCGTTGCGGAGGGCGCCTTGGAGGTCTACGAAGCACTTGACTTTGAGACAGTAGAACTCGATCCCGTCGACGAGTCAGGGCAGGCCTTTGGAACGATCACCGAGTCGCTCTACCGCCCGGATCCCGACACCGTCCCTGCTCCAGACGCGCTCCAGTGGCGGGAACTCCCGACGCCCGAGCGCGAGATTCGCTTCGTCGCTCGCGAGCTCCGGACCGAGTTGGCCAATGGTCGCGATCCCGACGACTTGGCCGTCGTCGCCCCCGGGACCGAGGCCTATTCGGGGTACGTCGAGGACACGTTCGATACGTACGACATCCCGCACGTCACGACTGCCGCCTCACAGCTGAACCGGACGTTCACCGGGAGCGTCGTCCACGATCTCCTGAACCTCGCCGAACCCGACCCCCGTGCTGAGGACCTCACGTCCCTGTTAGCAAATCCATTGGTCAACGTCGTCGATACCGACCAGGCCAACGCCGTCACGGCAGCTGCTCGCCGGCGCGACACGGTTTCTGTGTCACCCCTGCTCGATGACGTCGACGACGACTCGGCGGCGCTGATCGAGGAGCTACTGGCCACGTTAGAGACGCTCCGAACAGGCGACGTCGAGGACGCAACCGAAACGCTCCGTCGACTGTTGGACGACCGGTTCGACCTGCAGGCGGCGACAGAGGACTACGCCAGCGGTTCCGAGCAAGCCGTCGAACAGCGAGCCTACGACCTCGTGGACGAGGTCCTCGCCTCGTTCGAGTCGCTGGCGGCGGTCAATAGCGACCTTTCCCCGTTGGCACTGTTCACCCGTGCGTTCGATGGCGTGCCGATCCGGGTTCCACAGCGCGCTGCTGGCGGCCACGTTGAGGTGATGGGGCTGCTCGACGCCCGGATGCGCTCGTTCGAGAAAGTGTTCCTCGTGGGCCTGACGAGCGAGCACTTCCCGGTAACGCCGGAACGCCCGGCCTTCTTCGAGGAGATGACCGACGCCCATCCGCGGTTCGACACTGGCGACGAGCGCCTCCGGGGGCGCTATCTCTTCGCGACGCTCCTCGCGAACGTCGATGAACTCACGATTACCACACCAGAGACGGGCGACGACGAGTCCGCAGTCGTCCGGTCGCCGGTCCTCGACGAACTCCAGCGCGTGACCGGCATTGAACCCGAAGACGGCGTCGACGACCGCGTGGGCTCTCGTGAGGACCTCCAGCGGCACGTTGCCGCAACGACCAACCGGCGTGCGGCGGTCAGCCACGCCGGCGACCGGGGCGATCTCTCTCCCGAGCAGACCAAGCGCACGGATCGGGGACTCCACTGTGCGGACAACAGGGGAACGGCTGGCCTCTCCGAACACGACGGCGTCTTAGAACTCGATACAGTCGATGAGGTATACCCTCCGTCTGAACGGGAACCCTACAGCGCGAGTCGTATCGAACGATACGTCGAGTGTGGGTTCAAGTTCTACGCTGACGAAGTACTCGGAATTGCGGATCCGGACGATGTCGAGGTCGTCCCTACGCCCCTCGAAACTGGATCGTACGTCCACGACGTCCTCGAACGGTTCTTCGCGGATTTGCAGGACGAGACCGAGGACGGTGTCGATCTCACGAACTTCGACCGGGACGACCTGGCGACGCACCTTCGCGAGATCGCCGTTGAGGAACTCCGGGATGCTGACTTCGAGTACGACGGCCTGTTCTACGAACGGTGGAAGGCGGAGCTGTTCGCGGGCCTGGGTGACGGCGAGAGTGCTCCGTACGAGGCCGGGAGCAAACCTCACGACGCACCGGAACAGGGGTTGTTCGCTACCTTCCTCGACAACGAACTCTCGCGGGACGGCGCTGACCTCCCACACTTGTTCGAGGCCCCGTTCGGCGAGGGACTTCACGACTCGGATGCTGGGCCGTTCACAGTTGGGCGACCGGACGGCTCGACTGTCTCGATTCGGGGTTACATCGACCGCGTTGACGTGAGCCAGGGTGGCGAACAACCGACGCTCACGCTCTACGACTACAAAACTGGTCGAGCACCGTATATGACGAAGACGACCGGCGGCACGAAGTTCCAGCTCCCCATCTATCTGCTCGCTGCGGCCAACGTCGTCGACGGTGATCTGTTCGAACAGGGATCGCTTTCAGCGACATACTATCAGGTGCGACCCCCCAACGACCTCAAGGTTCCACGCGGCGTCGAATCGAAGTTCGATTCAGAGGTCGAACTCCGCCGGTTCCTGAACGATGTCGTTCCGGAGTGGTTGGGCCAGATCGACAAGGCCATCGGCAACGGACGGTTCCACACGACGATTCTGTCGTCCAGCGGAGCGAATTGCCGATACTGTGACTACCGTCGGGCGTGCGATGTCCGCCATCACCGCAAGCGGGAGTTCGTCGACGAGGTTCACAAGGACGACGCAGCGTATGTTCCGCTCCGTGTTCGCGACGACGAGGACATCCAGACGGTGATGAGCGATGACTGA
- a CDS encoding RipA family octameric membrane protein encodes MPDSTDEAAVDLSEDGADTDDGDTPETEPEHSEEVTGGDPAEPSEEEDVTAGPLANLSEDEKNRLMEQYIHYGEVAIQTANQRVQMNRFFGLILTSVLAGLFALARGNLTTTNAAIVLFASGFGSLICYFWYQSLQSYRRLNKARYAILNEIESVLPVRMYLDEWRYLKREKPDPEIVDPRPAEDADHRSHTIVEQWFVRLLAAGYISVGGYAGGFILTPRVKRFIPSLPDPSVVGFGVGGVFLLGLAILFRIQTR; translated from the coding sequence ATGCCTGATTCAACCGACGAAGCGGCGGTTGATCTCTCAGAGGATGGCGCCGATACTGACGATGGAGACACGCCCGAAACAGAACCTGAACACTCTGAAGAGGTCACTGGAGGGGACCCTGCTGAGCCATCTGAGGAGGAAGATGTTACAGCTGGACCGCTGGCTAATCTAAGTGAGGACGAGAAGAATCGGCTGATGGAGCAGTACATACATTACGGGGAGGTTGCGATCCAGACTGCCAATCAGCGAGTCCAGATGAACCGCTTTTTCGGTCTGATTTTAACCTCGGTACTGGCCGGTCTCTTTGCTCTCGCCCGCGGCAATCTCACGACCACTAACGCTGCGATCGTTCTCTTCGCATCAGGATTCGGTAGTCTGATTTGCTACTTCTGGTATCAGAGTCTTCAATCATACCGCCGGCTGAACAAAGCGCGGTATGCCATCTTGAATGAGATTGAGTCGGTCCTGCCTGTTCGCATGTACCTGGATGAATGGCGATATTTGAAGCGAGAGAAACCCGACCCGGAAATCGTTGATCCTCGTCCCGCTGAAGATGCTGACCACCGCTCGCATACGATTGTGGAACAGTGGTTCGTCCGCCTATTGGCTGCTGGATACATATCCGTCGGAGGGTATGCCGGCGGGTTCATTCTTACTCCACGGGTGAAGAGGTTCATTCCATCACTACCGGACCCATCGGTGGTTGGTTTTGGTGTTGGTGGAGTCTTCCTGCTCGGCTTAGCCATCCTCTTTAGGATTCAAACCCGCTGA
- a CDS encoding TIR domain-containing protein has protein sequence MSQDTSSPLKTTWEAAFDDIRGSPNPESAVRFVLKSAVNDLPTGFYRDDGDRILPTYKGNDLGKEFTVRELGPVYTVTQSGDNSLPELSSSQPSLFEPNDQQSGLVPTDDPLSRSSTDTQNQQGLSSRQKIAGGALLLYGAYKGLEALASVGSSTQESPSSSGGNTGQSLPRLARAATRLEDKQYNVFVSHSWEYDEHYERIVDFLDEVPSIEWQNHSVPSTDPLPVDTESALRSELRNQMKTASVVVVSSGMYGAHSTWILEELELADELDKPVIAIIPEGQSKVPEKIQEVADTQVGWRKASLVDALAEYA, from the coding sequence ATGAGCCAAGACACCTCCTCCCCATTGAAAACCACCTGGGAGGCTGCGTTTGATGATATTCGTGGCAGTCCAAACCCCGAATCAGCTGTTCGATTCGTTCTGAAGTCAGCTGTTAACGATCTACCTACCGGATTCTATCGCGATGATGGAGACCGCATACTACCGACCTACAAAGGGAACGATCTCGGAAAGGAGTTCACCGTTCGAGAACTCGGCCCCGTTTATACAGTCACGCAATCTGGGGATAACAGTCTCCCTGAGCTCAGTTCCTCTCAACCGTCGCTCTTCGAGCCGAATGACCAACAGTCGGGCCTTGTCCCGACCGACGATCCCCTGAGCCGCAGTTCTACCGACACTCAGAACCAGCAGGGGCTCTCGTCTAGACAAAAAATCGCTGGCGGTGCTTTGCTCCTATATGGTGCCTACAAAGGGCTGGAAGCCTTGGCCTCTGTAGGCTCGTCGACTCAAGAGTCCCCTTCCTCCTCAGGCGGAAATACTGGGCAATCACTCCCTCGCTTAGCACGCGCTGCAACTCGACTTGAGGACAAGCAGTACAACGTTTTTGTCTCCCACTCGTGGGAGTACGACGAACACTACGAGCGTATCGTTGATTTCCTTGACGAGGTTCCGTCGATCGAGTGGCAGAATCATAGTGTCCCCTCAACTGACCCCCTGCCCGTGGATACCGAGTCTGCCCTTCGCTCTGAACTCCGGAACCAGATGAAAACGGCGTCGGTTGTCGTCGTAAGTAGTGGAATGTACGGTGCTCACAGCACTTGGATCCTGGAGGAGCTGGAACTCGCCGATGAACTGGACAAGCCGGTGATCGCAATCATTCCAGAGGGACAATCGAAGGTCCCCGAGAAAATCCAAGAAGTCGCAGATACTCAGGTAGGATGGCGAAAGGCCTCGCTTGTCGACGCACTCGCTGAATATGCCTGA
- a CDS encoding TIR domain-containing protein — MSFNSRSSSNRRSEYRLFISHSWEYSDEYNRMVELLRDYPNFSFRNYSVPKVDEIDADTEKELEQALREDQIKPATVVIILGGMYVAHSKWIKKETILAKIESKPILGVTPRGNEQMPNFVEDHADQIVGWQGKSVVEGIRDLAD; from the coding sequence ATGAGCTTCAACAGCAGATCTTCAAGCAACCGTCGGAGCGAATACCGACTGTTCATCTCGCACTCTTGGGAGTACAGCGACGAGTACAATCGGATGGTAGAACTACTTCGCGACTACCCGAATTTCAGTTTCCGGAACTACTCAGTACCGAAGGTGGATGAGATCGATGCTGACACCGAAAAGGAGCTGGAACAGGCGCTCCGGGAAGACCAGATCAAGCCAGCTACGGTCGTAATAATACTCGGGGGAATGTACGTAGCACACAGCAAATGGATCAAGAAAGAAACTATTTTAGCTAAAATCGAGAGCAAGCCTATTCTGGGTGTTACACCGCGCGGAAACGAGCAGATGCCCAATTTCGTTGAAGACCACGCAGACCAGATCGTGGGTTGGCAAGGAAAGAGTGTGGTAGAGGGAATTCGAGACCTGGCTGATTGA
- a CDS encoding GNAT family N-acetyltransferase, which yields MSLNIPLPAGLGDYAWLETLAQREEINQTIPLYIEADDGIEVVAVSLLCEDDLRMIYRAPGGWQLLTEYELSEDPIIHVDDLLDAVVAFVGTDARVVQKLAQELGEKLEEHWKMGFVPYSQSGKGDKFEELRQDCNCSGIDDPSIERVPGMSEIEESAEFRCHNCMSLYGIEYQGRRIDLDEVFSAEWLFTNSTPDDIVEIGAEDSFLVYSNGRPIDKTERVIGAMTSYGGDTSSSFARYIPENHQGLLYIRDDDAAGYVTWEELDGIQVLRQLYVRDHYRRRGIAEELIQTWCQEYCKDDVYYIDEPNDKSRSLFSKLGHINGDGEYEAIELYPIRGVGNSLDGSQTLPQ from the coding sequence ATGAGTTTGAATATTCCACTTCCTGCGGGTCTCGGGGACTATGCTTGGCTCGAAACTCTTGCTCAACGTGAGGAGATTAATCAAACGATTCCTCTCTATATCGAAGCTGATGACGGGATTGAGGTCGTCGCTGTTTCCCTTCTCTGTGAAGATGATCTTCGGATGATCTACCGGGCACCCGGTGGTTGGCAATTGCTCACAGAATATGAGTTGTCCGAGGACCCGATTATTCACGTAGACGACCTCCTTGATGCTGTCGTTGCATTTGTGGGAACAGACGCGAGAGTCGTTCAAAAACTCGCTCAGGAACTCGGTGAGAAGTTAGAGGAGCATTGGAAGATGGGATTTGTTCCGTATAGTCAATCTGGGAAGGGGGACAAATTTGAGGAACTTAGACAGGACTGCAATTGCTCAGGGATTGACGACCCGTCAATTGAGCGTGTTCCGGGAATGTCCGAAATCGAGGAATCAGCAGAATTTCGCTGCCATAACTGTATGAGCCTATACGGTATCGAGTATCAGGGTCGTAGAATCGATCTTGATGAGGTGTTCAGTGCTGAGTGGCTCTTCACGAATTCGACTCCGGATGACATCGTGGAGATCGGTGCCGAAGATTCATTTCTCGTGTATTCTAATGGTCGACCAATAGACAAAACAGAACGAGTCATCGGCGCGATGACTAGCTATGGTGGTGACACGAGTTCTTCTTTTGCCCGATATATCCCTGAAAACCACCAGGGATTGCTCTATATTCGAGATGACGACGCGGCTGGATACGTCACTTGGGAAGAGCTGGATGGAATACAGGTTCTTCGACAGCTGTATGTCCGGGATCATTACCGGCGCCGGGGGATTGCTGAGGAGTTAATTCAGACTTGGTGCCAGGAGTACTGTAAGGATGATGTCTACTATATCGACGAACCAAATGATAAGAGCCGGTCTCTGTTTTCAAAACTGGGCCACATTAACGGAGACGGTGAGTACGAAGCGATCGAACTCTACCCGATTCGTGGAGTTGGAAACAGTCTCGACGGTAGCCAGACTCTCCCTCAATAG
- a CDS encoding DUF262 domain-containing protein produces the protein METKRIAEVVENINYSYLLPAIQREFVWETSDIVDLFDSLLRDYPIGALLQWNLSAEEAQAQPKYRFVTHYVDEPNFPQSLTTPTHRNPPHNSEDPLPSPVKLVLDGQQRLTALNIGLTGSFYERKHNHPRNKASSWVQKRLYLNLLSDPQTADSELGNKYDFSFRSEKSATANAYWYPVNRIMSISDNDDFYAERQEIEGEIQELVENHPEIENSDSLILNAQRNFEDLYRAVHKDEKLHFFTEDENDITRVRDVFVRINQEGDTESCRNPPVVDD, from the coding sequence ATGGAAACCAAGCGGATCGCTGAGGTCGTGGAAAACATAAATTATTCTTATCTCTTACCCGCGATTCAGCGGGAGTTCGTCTGGGAAACGAGTGACATCGTGGATCTGTTTGATTCCCTGTTACGGGACTATCCGATCGGTGCGCTCCTTCAGTGGAACCTCTCGGCTGAGGAAGCACAGGCTCAGCCCAAATATCGCTTCGTCACCCACTACGTCGACGAACCGAATTTTCCCCAGTCACTCACAACACCGACCCATCGAAACCCCCCGCACAATTCTGAAGACCCACTCCCGTCACCGGTGAAACTAGTCCTCGACGGCCAGCAGCGACTGACCGCGCTCAATATCGGTCTGACCGGATCATTCTACGAGCGGAAACACAACCACCCTCGGAACAAGGCCAGTTCGTGGGTTCAGAAGCGACTCTATCTCAACCTCCTCTCGGACCCGCAGACAGCGGACTCAGAACTCGGCAATAAATACGACTTCTCCTTCCGCTCTGAGAAGTCCGCAACCGCGAATGCATACTGGTATCCAGTCAACCGAATCATGTCCATCTCTGACAACGACGATTTCTATGCAGAACGCCAGGAAATTGAGGGAGAGATCCAGGAGCTGGTCGAGAACCACCCCGAGATAGAGAATTCAGATAGTCTGATTCTCAACGCTCAGCGTAATTTCGAGGACCTCTATCGAGCGGTCCACAAGGACGAGAAGCTCCACTTCTTTACCGAAGACGAGAACGACATCACCCGTGTTCGTGACGTCTTCGTACGGATCAATCAGGAGGGTGACACCGAATCGTGCCGAAATCCTCCTGTCGTTGATGACTAG
- a CDS encoding HNH endonuclease signature motif containing protein, protein MVDELNGIIDGGNAPFATKHVQKVLLAINGNEIQYRFDNYTLDLLRNLKEIWLTDTFSNTMEQLAELLNSYYPTVTYILSPALYTPIAYYLYQNENPSLDSTSIKGRGRRRDILYYICAARLNGFTSQSSNQIAELVRDVIREEEETSEFPLERISDEVASSYGTSLRFTEEKLTTLFEELQYGKRDIEFLLQLSHYPDEPARGKDYDIDHIIPKSVLPEEADADRVGNLQLLIDKTNKMKSDDDFEDWMNSRTDDYKQTHHIPEGAKEMTFEEFVNAREQLIMEHILENQPF, encoded by the coding sequence ATGGTCGACGAACTGAACGGGATCATCGACGGTGGGAACGCTCCTTTTGCTACGAAGCACGTCCAGAAGGTACTGCTCGCAATCAACGGCAACGAGATCCAGTATCGGTTCGACAACTACACACTCGACTTGCTGCGGAATCTGAAGGAGATCTGGCTTACCGATACGTTCTCGAACACGATGGAACAACTCGCTGAGCTTCTGAACAGTTACTATCCGACGGTGACCTACATCCTCAGTCCCGCCCTCTACACACCTATCGCCTACTACCTCTACCAGAACGAGAATCCCTCGCTCGATTCGACCTCTATAAAAGGACGCGGGCGGCGTCGTGACATTCTCTACTATATCTGTGCGGCCCGACTCAACGGATTCACCAGCCAATCATCGAACCAGATCGCAGAACTCGTCCGGGATGTTATCCGAGAGGAAGAGGAGACCTCGGAATTCCCACTTGAGCGGATCAGTGATGAAGTGGCATCCAGTTACGGAACCTCCCTCCGTTTCACCGAAGAAAAGTTGACCACGCTTTTCGAGGAGCTCCAGTACGGGAAGCGCGACATCGAGTTCCTTCTGCAGCTGTCGCACTATCCCGATGAACCGGCACGGGGCAAAGACTACGATATCGACCACATTATCCCGAAGTCGGTACTCCCGGAGGAGGCAGATGCCGACCGAGTGGGGAACCTCCAGTTGCTGATCGACAAGACGAACAAGATGAAATCCGATGACGACTTCGAGGACTGGATGAACTCCCGAACGGACGACTACAAGCAGACTCACCATATCCCAGAGGGCGCCAAGGAGATGACCTTTGAGGAATTCGTTAATGCTCGGGAGCAGCTCATTATGGAGCACATCCTCGAGAACCAACCGTTCTAA
- a CDS encoding Cdc6/Cdc18 family protein, with amino-acid sequence MIRDARVLRAGFVPREVEHRDAEVNHLSSVLEPITNGEPADTAIVTGPSGAGKTCISKFVTERLREEVLDVETTYVNCWRNYTRFRTLYQILDDLGATIDIHRQSTPHDELVDRLQQHDGPRTVVILDEVDQLEDPSVIYDLHSLPQFAIICIANKEEELFSRVDDRLVSRLRSSEHVRMDKYHDEQLYDILSARAKWGLDNDVITDDQLYRIADAAAGDARLAIGILRTAAGKADRENHERITDDILLDAAEDARAQIKQKSLDSLTPHQRVVYDIVREHGPVGPSEIHERYTEDVDDPRTKRTIRTYLSKMEQYNLLEAEGTSRDREYSLVDSAAASPMQ; translated from the coding sequence ATGATTCGCGATGCTCGCGTCCTCCGGGCCGGGTTCGTTCCTCGGGAAGTTGAGCATCGCGACGCCGAAGTCAACCACCTCTCCAGTGTCCTCGAGCCAATCACGAACGGCGAACCCGCCGACACCGCTATTGTCACCGGACCCAGCGGCGCCGGCAAGACGTGCATCTCAAAATTCGTCACCGAACGCCTACGTGAGGAGGTCCTCGATGTCGAGACCACCTACGTCAACTGCTGGCGCAACTACACCCGGTTCCGCACGCTCTACCAGATCCTCGACGACCTCGGTGCAACCATCGACATCCACCGGCAGTCGACGCCCCACGACGAACTCGTCGACCGCCTCCAGCAACACGATGGCCCGCGAACCGTCGTCATCCTCGATGAGGTCGACCAGCTCGAAGACCCCAGCGTCATCTACGACCTCCACAGCCTCCCGCAATTCGCGATCATCTGCATAGCGAACAAGGAAGAGGAGCTGTTCAGCCGCGTCGACGACCGGCTCGTGAGCCGGCTGCGCTCCAGCGAACACGTCCGGATGGACAAGTACCACGACGAGCAGCTGTACGATATCCTGAGTGCGCGGGCAAAGTGGGGGCTCGACAATGACGTCATCACCGACGACCAACTCTATCGAATCGCCGACGCGGCCGCCGGCGACGCCCGCCTCGCAATCGGTATCCTCCGAACGGCCGCCGGTAAGGCTGATCGCGAGAACCACGAGCGCATCACCGACGACATTCTCCTGGATGCCGCCGAGGATGCTCGGGCCCAAATCAAGCAGAAGAGCCTCGACTCGCTCACCCCGCACCAGCGCGTCGTCTACGACATCGTTCGCGAGCACGGCCCGGTCGGGCCGAGCGAGATTCACGAGCGCTATACCGAGGACGTCGATGACCCACGGACGAAGCGGACTATCCGCACGTACCTCTCGAAGATGGAGCAGTACAACCTCCTCGAGGCGGAGGGGACGAGTCGGGATCGAGAGTACTCGCTCGTCGATTCAGCGGCGGCGTCGCCGATGCAGTGA
- a CDS encoding SOS response-associated peptidase, producing the protein MCGRNSLFIDQADLEARFDAEVVADGGYTPRYNIAPGDDLHIITNEASDEIDAYHWGLIPFWADEPEEGIINARSETADEKRVFERAWESRPCLVPSSGFYEWQSPNGGSKQPYRIYREDDPAFAMAGLWDVWEGDDETISCVTILTTEPNNLMNSIHDRMPVVLPKDAESDWLAADADTRKELCQPYPKDDLDAYEISTRVNNPGNDDPQVIEPLDHEQSGLGEFSS; encoded by the coding sequence ATGTGTGGCCGAAACTCGCTCTTCATCGACCAAGCAGACCTCGAGGCTCGCTTCGATGCCGAGGTCGTCGCGGACGGCGGGTACACACCCCGATACAACATCGCGCCTGGCGACGACCTCCACATCATCACGAACGAGGCTTCCGACGAGATCGACGCCTACCACTGGGGGCTGATTCCGTTCTGGGCGGACGAACCCGAGGAGGGCATCATCAACGCTCGCTCCGAGACTGCCGACGAGAAACGCGTCTTCGAGCGGGCGTGGGAATCACGTCCTTGCCTCGTCCCCTCGTCTGGGTTCTACGAGTGGCAATCGCCGAACGGCGGGTCGAAGCAGCCCTACCGGATTTACCGGGAGGACGACCCCGCATTCGCGATGGCTGGGCTCTGGGACGTCTGGGAGGGCGACGACGAGACGATCTCGTGCGTCACGATTCTCACGACGGAGCCGAACAACCTGATGAACTCAATCCACGACCGGATGCCGGTCGTCCTCCCAAAGGACGCTGAGTCCGACTGGCTCGCCGCAGACGCGGACACCCGCAAGGAACTGTGCCAGCCGTACCCGAAAGACGATCTGGACGCCTACGAGATCTCGACGCGGGTCAACAACCCCGGCAACGACGATCCCCAGGTCATCGAGCCGCTGGACCACGAGCAATCGGGCCTCGGCGAGTTCAGTTCCTGA